The genomic DNA GACCTGGTGAGAGGCCAGGGCCGACGGTCATAGTCCGGATGAAAGAAGATGGACGGAGCTTGCCCGCGTGGCCTGGCACTTGCCTGGCCACGTGGTTTGCCGAGCCTTGCGCGCGCAGGGCGCGGCGGTTCGTGCGCGTGCCTGCGGTATGGCGTGCGGGCCTTGCATCCGTTGATCCTTCCCCTGGAACGCCCATTGATGCTGAACCCGGAGCGTTTCATGTCTAGCTTTTCCACCGAAGCCATTGCCCCCGCGGCGTCCGCGGATACCAACGCCAAGGCCACTGTCGATACGATGGCAGGCGCCGACCCGCGCCCGCTGAAGTTGCGCATCGAACAGGCCCTCGAGGCCATGCGCGAGGGCCGGCCCGTAGTGCTGCTCGATGACGACGACCGCGAGAACGAGGCCGACCTGATCCTTGCCGCCGAGCGCCTGACCCAGGCCAACATGGCCATGATGATCCGCGAATGCAGCGGCATCGTGTGCCTGTGCCTGCCGACTGACAAGGTGCGCAGCCTGGGCCTGCGGCCGATGGTCGAGCACAACCGCAGCCAGTACGGCACCGCCTTCACCGTGTCGATCGAGGCCCGCGAGGGCGTCAGCACGGGGGTCAGCGCGGCCGACCGGATCACTACCATCCGCGCGGCGATTGCCGACGGCGCGGGCATCGATGCGGTGGTCAGCCCCGGGCATGTGTTCCCGCTGGTGGCGCGCGACGGCGGCGTGCTCGAGCGCCGCGGCCATACCGAAGGTTCGGTCGACCTGGCGCGCATGGCGGGGCTGTTGCCCGCCGCGGTGCTGTGCGAGCTGATGAATCCGGATGGCACCATGGCGCGGCGCGCGCAAGCGCTGGCCTTTGCCGAGATGTACCGCTTGCCGGTGCTGACCATCGAGGACCTCGTCGCCTGGCGACGCCTGCACGGCTGAAGGCCGCCTGGATGCATGGATCGGGGCGCGCGCGCGCGCCGCAATGCATGCATCCTGTGCGACAATGCGGATCGCTTTTTCCCGTCTACATGAGGGTAATTCCATGATGTTCCGCATGTTTCGGCACGCGGCCGCGCTGGCTGGCTGCGTGTTCGGGCTGGCCCTGCCGCAGGCACACGCCGATGACGGCGTTGCGCTGCCCGCCGAGGCGGCACCGGCTTCTGCTGCCCGTCCTGCCGCTGCCGCCGGCCTCTACGAGTGCCAGGCCCCCGGCACCGGTACCGTGTTTCGCTCGACGCCCAGGGAAGGTTGCCGCCTGGTGGCCGCGCCCGATCCCGGCGCCCCTGATCCGCAGCGCTGGCTGCCGCTGATGGGCGCCAACGGCGTGATTTCCTATTTCGATCAGTCGGCCGTGCGCCGGCAGGGCACGCAGGTTGGCGTGGTGGTGATGCGCAACTCGCCGTCGGGAGTGATCCGCACCGCCAGCGGCGAACCGATCCGTTCCTCGCTCAAGCGCATGGTGCTGAATTGCGCCACGTCGATGTTTGCCGTGGTCGAGCAGACCCTCTACAGCAAGCGCTTTGCGCGTGGCGAATCGCTCTACACCATCCGCGCGCCGCAATCCGGTACCTTCCAGGTGGCCGGCCCCGGCACCATCGCCGGGGAACTGCTGCGCAAGCTGTGCCGCTAAGCCCGCCGCGCGGCACGGCGTGCTGCAGGCCGGCTTATTCGCCCACGTGGCGCGACTTCCATTGCCCGTTGGACTGCTTGCAGAACCAGCCGCTCCAATGCTCTTCGGCACTGCCGCGCTTGAGGTCTGACTTCAGGCGCCGGCACGGCTGGCCCTTGTCGGTCTTGCTCTCGACCGGGGTGATGGTGCCGTCGATCTGCTGGCGCCGTCCCGCGGCCGGAAAGGTCCATGCCACCGACTGGCCATCGGCCGTATCGTTCAGCGCGGTACGCACCGACTTGGCCAGCGACGCGCCTTCCTTGTCGTTGAGCGTGCCGATGATGGTGCCGCTCAGGTAGTTGTCGAAGTACGCATGCGCCGGCGCGGCGCAGAGCAGCACCGCGCCCAGCGCGCCTGCGAGTGCGGCGCGCAGGGCGGGGCGGGCGACGCTGCCAGAGGGTGAAGTGTGCCGAGTCAGCATGACGGTTCCTTGTAGCTACATGGTGGCGTTGGAGTGGCATTGTAAGCGCAATGCGCGGCGGTGGCGGCGCTTGCCAATGCGCCTCGCCAGTTGCGTCCACCGGGCTGCGGTTGACACCTGCGTGGCCCTGACCTAGCGTTGATTTCTGCCCCTCGCGCCGTCGGCCCCAGGGGCGCCCAATCCTGCGAAAGGAGATCTCATGACGCTGCGCTATCTCACAATCGGCCTGGCCGTCGCCTGCGCCTTCGGCACGGTGCACGCCCAGACCGCGGGCAAGGCCGACCAATTCAGTCCGTACACCGACGGCGCCAAGCAGGACAAGTTCAATCCCTACACCGATGGGGCGAAACAGGACAAGTTCAGCCCGTACACCGATGGCGCAAAAAGCGACAACGTGACCGCACTGAACCCGGGCGCCAGGCCCGATCAGATGGAGCCGGTCCAGGGCGGCGCGCAGAAGTCGTTCGACTCGTTCAGCCAGGGCGGCATGAACAGCGGCAAGTTTGACCCCTATTCCGAAGGCGCCAAGAGCGGCAAGTTCGATCCCTACAGCGAAGGCGCCAAAAAGTAACCGTCTATTAAACGGGCCGGACACGAGCCGGCTCGTATCGGTGCGCGACCGGGGCAGCCGATCGAGGCTGGCCGTGCCGAACTCGCGGCGATGTGACCAGATCGCCCGCAAAGCCATGCGTGGAGCGGCTTTCGGGCTACGTGGCCTACATTTTGTTGCAAACCTTGCGTGATCGAAACGTGACTTTTGCGTCTCGAGTTGCTATGGTTTATTGCGCATCGCAACAACCCGGACATGGTGTCCCGCGGGCAATCTGCCCCGCGCCAGGGCCTCGCCACTCGGCGTCGGGCTCATCTCTTGCCGTGTCCTTCATCGTTCAGGCCGCCGATGCCGGCCGCTCCGATTCAACCGCTCACCCTGGCATACATGTCACAGATCGCCACGCCACCAACAGCCGTACCGTTTACCTTGCCCTGCGCCGGGCCGGAGGCCCGTCGCCGCGCCGCGCGCGCGGCGGCAGGGATCGCGGCCTGGCTTGGCGGCGGGGCGCTGGCACTGTGCGCGATGGCGGCCCATGCGTTCGACTTCGACACGGTCGCATCGCGCGCGCGTCAGCTGGCGGCCTCGCCTTACAAGGCGCCGGCGCCGAACCTGCCGCGCGAATTACGCGAACTGACCTACGAGCGCTACCGCGAGATCGAGTACAAGCCCGAGCGCTTCGCGTGGCGGGGAACGCGTTCGCCGTTCGAGCTGTCGTTCTTCCACGAGGGCATGGTGTTCGACCAGCCCGTGCGCATCCATGAAGTGGTGGGCAACAGCGTGCGGGAATTCCGCTTCGACCCCTCCGCGTTCAACTACGGCCCGCACAAGGTCGATGCCGCCAAGCTGAAAGGGCTGGGCTACGCCGGCTTCCGCATCCTGTATCCGCTCAACCAGGGCAAGCGCAAGGACGAACTGGCCTCGTTCCTCGGCGCCAGCTACTTCCGCGCGCTCGGCAAGGACCAGTGGTACGGGCTCTCGGCGCGCGGCCTGGCGGTGGATACCGCGCTCAACTCGGGCGAGGAATTCCCGCGCTTCGTCGAATACTGGATCGAACGCCCCGGCGCCAATGCCAAGGAAATCACCATCTATGCGCTGATGGATTCGCGCCGCATGAGCGGGGCGTACCGCTTCACCATCAAGCCCGGCGCGGAGACCGCCATGGAGGTCAAGTCGCGCCTCTACCTGCGCGAGAACGTGACCAAGCTTGGCCTCGCGCCGCTGACCAGCATGTACCTGTACGGCGAGAACCAGCCGTCGCCGGCGCAGGATTTCCGCCCGGAAGTGCACGACTCGGACGGCCTGTCGATCCACCTGGGCACCGGCGAATGGGTCTGGCGTCCGCTGGTCAATCCCAAGCGGCTGCTGGTGACGTCGTTTGCGGCGACCAATCCGCAGGGCTTCGGGCTGATGCAGCGCGACCGCAGCTTCAACAGCTACCAGGAGATCGGCGCGTGGTATGAGCGCCGGCCCAGTGGCTGGGTGCAGCCGCGCGGCAACTGGGGCTCGGGCCGGGTCGAGCTGGTGCAGATCCCGACGCCGGACGAGACCAATGACAACATCGTCGCGTACTGGGTGCCAGACAACCCGCCCAAGCCCAAGCAAGCCTTCGACTACGAATACCGCCTGCTGTGGCAGAAGGACGGCGAACAGGAGCCGCCGCTGTCGTGGGTGACCCAGACCCGCCTGGGCCAGGGCCAGACCCGCAGCAAGGAGGACATGAGCTTTTCGCTGGTGGTGGACTTCGAAGGCCCTGCCTTCCGCAGGCTGCCGGCGGACGTGCGCATCGACCCGGTGGTTTCGGCCGATGCCAACGGCGAGCTGTTGAAGACGTCGGTGCAGCGCAATGACGCGACCGGCGGCTGGCGCATGACCATGCTGATGCGCCGCAAGGACGAAACCAAGCCGGTAGAGTTGCGCGGCTATCTTCGCAACGGCAATACAACCCTGTCCGAGACGTGGAGCTACATCTTACCCCCCGCCTAAAGCAGCGACCGGCCCAGGCGGCGGCATGCGAGCGCTATCTCGACCGCCTGCCCGTATCGCCTGAAGTGCGCAGCGAACTGCTGGCCGACAGCGCCAGCCTGGCCGCAGCGGCGGCACCCGTCACGCCGCTGGCTTCGGTGACCCCGGTGATCCCGGTCACGACCGATGGCCGCGACGCGCAGGAGGCAATCACGCGCCTGCAGTCGCGCCTGGCCGGCAAGGAAGCGCCGCCGGCGCACGGCAGCAGCGCCTATGCCTCGGTGCAGCGGCGCTTCGCCATGGCCTACGGCAATCCGCAGGTCGGCGGCGCGCCGCTGCTGCGCCGGCGCGAAGACGGCACCGTGAAGGCGGACACCGGCCCCGCGCCCGAGCGCAGCTCGATGGTGCCGCGCCAGTGGCCGCCGCATATCGTCACCGGCTGGGTGCGCAACACATGGCGCCGCATGCTGGGCCGCGCGCCGGTGCCCGAGACGTGGGACACCCTGCACGACGGGCCCGACGCCGAAGGCAAATGGCATCCCGCCGGCTCGCACCG from Cupriavidus taiwanensis includes the following:
- the ribB gene encoding 3,4-dihydroxy-2-butanone-4-phosphate synthase, coding for MAGADPRPLKLRIEQALEAMREGRPVVLLDDDDRENEADLILAAERLTQANMAMMIRECSGIVCLCLPTDKVRSLGLRPMVEHNRSQYGTAFTVSIEAREGVSTGVSAADRITTIRAAIADGAGIDAVVSPGHVFPLVARDGGVLERRGHTEGSVDLARMAGLLPAAVLCELMNPDGTMARRAQALAFAEMYRLPVLTIEDLVAWRRLHG
- a CDS encoding surface-adhesin E family protein, which codes for MMFRMFRHAAALAGCVFGLALPQAHADDGVALPAEAAPASAARPAAAAGLYECQAPGTGTVFRSTPREGCRLVAAPDPGAPDPQRWLPLMGANGVISYFDQSAVRRQGTQVGVVVMRNSPSGVIRTASGEPIRSSLKRMVLNCATSMFAVVEQTLYSKRFARGESLYTIRAPQSGTFQVAGPGTIAGELLRKLCR
- a CDS encoding RT0821/Lpp0805 family surface protein, whose amino-acid sequence is MLTRHTSPSGSVARPALRAALAGALGAVLLCAAPAHAYFDNYLSGTIIGTLNDKEGASLAKSVRTALNDTADGQSVAWTFPAAGRRQQIDGTITPVESKTDKGQPCRRLKSDLKRGSAEEHWSGWFCKQSNGQWKSRHVGE
- a CDS encoding glucan biosynthesis protein G; this encodes MSQIATPPTAVPFTLPCAGPEARRRAARAAAGIAAWLGGGALALCAMAAHAFDFDTVASRARQLAASPYKAPAPNLPRELRELTYERYREIEYKPERFAWRGTRSPFELSFFHEGMVFDQPVRIHEVVGNSVREFRFDPSAFNYGPHKVDAAKLKGLGYAGFRILYPLNQGKRKDELASFLGASYFRALGKDQWYGLSARGLAVDTALNSGEEFPRFVEYWIERPGANAKEITIYALMDSRRMSGAYRFTIKPGAETAMEVKSRLYLRENVTKLGLAPLTSMYLYGENQPSPAQDFRPEVHDSDGLSIHLGTGEWVWRPLVNPKRLLVTSFAATNPQGFGLMQRDRSFNSYQEIGAWYERRPSGWVQPRGNWGSGRVELVQIPTPDETNDNIVAYWVPDNPPKPKQAFDYEYRLLWQKDGEQEPPLSWVTQTRLGQGQTRSKEDMSFSLVVDFEGPAFRRLPADVRIDPVVSADANGELLKTSVQRNDATGGWRMTMLMRRKDETKPVELRGYLRNGNTTLSETWSYILPPA